One window of the Thermasporomyces composti genome contains the following:
- the clpB gene encoding ATP-dependent chaperone ClpB → MDAQKLTTRSQEALSAAIRQAANAGNPSVEPVHLLQALLADPEGTAGALLDAIGTGREAARRAAEDAVRRLPSVSGSTVQAPGLSRPMYQVLQVAQDQASELGDEYISTEHLLVALATVASSAKDILNRMGATPDALRAAFSQVRGSARVTTPDPEGTYKALSKYSVDLTERAQEGKLDPVIGRDAEIRRVVQVLSRRTKNNPVLIGEPGVGKTAVVEGLAQRIVAGDVPESLKGRRLVALDLASMVAGAKYRGEFEERLKAVLAEIKESNGQIITFIDELHTVVGAGAAGDSAMDAGNMLKPMLARGELRMIGATTLDEYRERIEKDPALERRFQQVFVGEPSVEDTIAILRGLKERYEAHHKVQIADSALVAAAVMSNRYITGRKLPDKAIDLVDEAASRLRMEIDSSPIEIDELRRQVDRMKMEELALAKEEDEASKERLARLRAELADKQEALRGLEARWEKEKASLNRVGEVKQRLDDLRGQAERAQREGDLETAARILYGEIPQLEKELAAASAQTTETTPMVREEVGPDEVAEVVSSWTGIPTGRLLEGESGKLLRMEEELGRRIIGQRRAVQAVSDAVRRARAGISDPDRPTGSFLFLGPTGVGKTELAKALAEFLFDDERAMVRIDMSEYSEKHSVARLVGAPPGYVGYEEGGQLTEAVRRRPYSVVLLDEVEKAHPEIFDVLLQVLDDGRLTDGQGRTVDLRNVILILTSNLGSQYLADPALDEDKKRELVMNVVRSSFKPEFLNRLDEVVLFDPLGSEELTKIVELQVAALAKRLAERRITLEVTSGAKEWLALTGYDPIYGARPLRRLVQSAIGDGLARKILAGEVRDGDRVLVDVNDASDSLDIRVAEPAATASA, encoded by the coding sequence ATGGACGCGCAGAAGCTGACGACGAGGAGTCAGGAGGCTCTGTCAGCGGCGATCCGGCAGGCCGCGAACGCCGGTAACCCCTCGGTGGAGCCGGTGCACCTGCTGCAGGCACTGCTTGCCGATCCGGAGGGCACGGCGGGTGCTCTGCTGGACGCGATCGGGACCGGTCGTGAGGCCGCGCGCCGGGCCGCCGAGGACGCCGTCCGCCGGCTGCCGTCGGTGAGCGGGTCCACCGTGCAGGCGCCGGGTCTGTCCAGGCCGATGTACCAGGTGCTGCAGGTGGCCCAGGACCAGGCGAGCGAGCTGGGCGACGAGTACATCTCGACCGAGCACCTGCTGGTCGCTCTGGCGACCGTGGCGAGCAGCGCCAAGGACATCCTGAACCGCATGGGCGCCACGCCCGACGCCCTCCGCGCGGCGTTCTCCCAGGTGCGGGGCTCCGCGCGGGTGACCACACCTGACCCGGAGGGCACCTACAAGGCGCTGAGCAAGTACTCCGTCGACCTCACCGAGCGGGCCCAAGAGGGCAAGCTCGACCCGGTGATCGGTCGGGACGCCGAGATCCGCCGGGTCGTCCAGGTGCTGTCGCGGCGTACCAAGAACAACCCGGTGCTGATCGGCGAGCCGGGGGTCGGCAAGACGGCGGTCGTGGAAGGGCTCGCCCAGCGGATCGTCGCGGGCGACGTGCCCGAGTCGTTGAAGGGACGCCGCTTGGTCGCGCTGGACCTCGCCTCGATGGTGGCCGGCGCCAAGTACCGAGGGGAGTTCGAGGAGCGTCTGAAGGCCGTCCTCGCCGAGATCAAGGAGTCCAACGGCCAGATCATCACCTTCATCGACGAGCTGCACACGGTCGTGGGCGCGGGTGCCGCCGGCGACAGTGCGATGGACGCCGGCAACATGCTCAAGCCCATGCTGGCCCGTGGCGAGCTGCGCATGATCGGCGCGACCACGCTGGACGAGTACCGCGAGCGCATCGAGAAGGACCCGGCGCTCGAACGCCGGTTCCAGCAGGTGTTCGTGGGTGAGCCGTCGGTCGAGGACACCATCGCGATCCTGCGTGGCTTGAAGGAGCGGTACGAGGCGCACCACAAGGTGCAGATCGCGGACAGCGCTCTCGTCGCCGCGGCGGTCATGTCCAACCGCTACATCACCGGCCGCAAGCTGCCCGACAAGGCGATCGACCTCGTCGACGAGGCGGCGAGCCGACTCCGGATGGAGATCGACTCCAGCCCGATCGAGATCGACGAGCTGCGCCGGCAGGTCGACCGGATGAAGATGGAGGAGCTCGCGCTCGCCAAGGAGGAGGACGAGGCGAGCAAGGAGCGGTTGGCGCGACTGCGGGCCGAGTTGGCCGACAAGCAAGAGGCACTGCGCGGCCTGGAGGCGCGCTGGGAGAAGGAGAAGGCCAGCCTCAACCGCGTGGGTGAGGTCAAGCAGCGGCTCGACGACCTGCGAGGTCAGGCCGAGCGCGCTCAGCGAGAGGGTGACCTGGAGACCGCCGCGCGGATCCTCTATGGCGAGATCCCCCAGCTGGAGAAGGAGCTCGCCGCCGCCTCGGCGCAAACGACCGAGACGACGCCGATGGTGCGCGAGGAGGTCGGCCCTGACGAAGTGGCCGAGGTGGTGTCGAGCTGGACCGGCATCCCGACGGGCCGGCTGCTCGAGGGCGAGAGCGGCAAGTTGCTCCGCATGGAGGAGGAGCTGGGCCGGCGGATCATCGGCCAGCGTCGCGCCGTTCAGGCCGTCTCCGACGCGGTGCGCCGGGCCCGGGCCGGGATCTCGGACCCGGACCGGCCGACGGGGTCGTTCCTGTTCCTCGGCCCGACCGGGGTCGGGAAGACCGAGCTGGCGAAGGCGCTGGCGGAGTTCCTCTTCGACGACGAGCGCGCGATGGTGCGCATCGACATGAGCGAGTACTCCGAGAAGCACTCGGTGGCGCGACTCGTCGGCGCCCCGCCTGGCTACGTCGGCTACGAGGAGGGCGGCCAGCTCACCGAGGCCGTGCGCCGGCGGCCGTACTCGGTGGTCCTTCTCGACGAGGTGGAGAAGGCTCACCCGGAGATCTTCGACGTCCTGCTGCAGGTGCTCGACGACGGCCGGCTGACGGACGGCCAGGGTCGGACCGTCGACCTGCGCAACGTCATCCTGATCCTCACCAGCAACCTCGGGTCGCAGTACCTCGCCGACCCTGCGCTGGACGAGGACAAGAAGCGGGAGCTCGTGATGAACGTCGTGCGGTCGTCGTTCAAGCCCGAGTTCCTGAACCGTCTCGACGAGGTGGTGCTCTTCGACCCACTGGGCAGCGAGGAGCTCACGAAGATCGTCGAGCTCCAGGTGGCGGCCCTGGCGAAGCGACTCGCCGAGCGCCGCATCACCCTCGAGGTCACCAGTGGCGCCAAGGAATGGTTGGCGCTCACCGGATACGACCCCATCTACGGCGCCCGGCCGCTGCGTCGACTCGTCCAGTCGGCGATCGGCGACGGGCTGGCTCGCAAGATCCTGGCCGGCGAGGTGCGCGACGGCGATCGGGTGCTCGTGGACGTGAACGACGCCAGCGACTCCCTCGACATCCGCGTCGCTGAACCCGCCGCCACCGCGTCCGCGTAA
- a CDS encoding heat shock protein transcriptional repressor HspR, producing the protein MSGDSIDAASRARRSARGRAAKQTFGVPMDIDTPAYVISVAAELTGLHPQTLRTYDRIGLVTPGRSVGGGRRYSMRDIETLRRVAELTAAGIGLEGVKRILELEAQVERLSARVAELESALEEARAMAERAGEQASFLPELMPRSTQAVVVWQGRSSRRRRGSRGS; encoded by the coding sequence ATGAGCGGTGACAGCATCGACGCGGCCTCCCGCGCGCGCCGGTCGGCCCGGGGCCGCGCCGCCAAGCAGACGTTCGGCGTCCCGATGGACATCGACACTCCGGCGTACGTCATCAGCGTCGCGGCCGAGCTCACCGGACTTCACCCGCAGACGCTCCGGACGTACGACCGGATCGGGCTGGTGACGCCAGGTCGCTCCGTCGGGGGTGGGCGGCGGTACTCGATGCGGGACATCGAGACGCTCCGGCGGGTCGCGGAGCTCACCGCCGCCGGCATCGGCCTGGAGGGCGTGAAGCGGATCCTCGAGCTCGAGGCACAAGTGGAACGTCTGAGCGCGCGTGTGGCGGAGCTGGAGAGCGCGCTCGAGGAGGCCCGAGCCATGGCGGAGCGTGCCGGGGAGCAGGCGTCGTTCCTACCCGAGCTGATGCCGCGCTCCACCCAGGCGGTCGTCGTGTGGCAGGGACGCTCGTCTCGGCGCCGGCGTGGTTCCCGTGGGAGCTGA
- the dnaJ gene encoding molecular chaperone DnaJ, translated as MSTKEWLEKDYYKVLGVSKDASPEEIKKAYRRLARQNHPDANKGDPKAEERFKEVSEAYSVLSDPARRKEYDETRSLFGGGGFRFPGGGQTGGFPFDLGDIFGQPGTRTGGLGDLLGGIFTGGRTRTTGVRPRRGADVETEVTISFVDAVEGVTVPLRMTSDSPCPACSGTGARSGTLPRVCPDCEGVGMRATAQGGRLAISEPCRTCRGRGMVVDDPCPSCHGSGRGRSSRTMQVRIPAGVHDGQRIRLRGKGAPGERGGPAGDLYVTVHVQPHERFGRKGEHLTITVPITFPEAALGGEIKVPTLNGPPVRLKIPPGTPNGRTFRIRGKGTTRRDGTKGDLLATVEIVVPKHLDEEAKKALDAFRRATGAADPRDDLR; from the coding sequence ATGAGCACCAAAGAGTGGCTGGAGAAGGACTACTACAAGGTGCTCGGCGTCTCCAAAGACGCGTCCCCCGAAGAGATCAAGAAGGCCTACCGTCGGCTCGCCCGGCAGAACCACCCGGACGCCAACAAGGGCGATCCGAAGGCGGAGGAGCGCTTCAAGGAGGTGTCGGAGGCCTACTCGGTGCTGTCCGACCCTGCTCGGCGCAAGGAGTACGACGAGACACGGTCGCTCTTCGGGGGCGGAGGCTTCCGCTTCCCGGGTGGTGGTCAGACGGGTGGGTTCCCGTTTGACCTCGGTGACATCTTCGGCCAGCCAGGCACGCGGACCGGAGGTCTGGGTGACCTGCTGGGCGGGATCTTCACCGGCGGCCGCACGCGAACCACGGGAGTCCGTCCGCGTCGGGGTGCCGACGTGGAGACCGAGGTCACCATCAGCTTCGTCGACGCGGTCGAGGGCGTCACGGTGCCCCTGCGGATGACGAGCGACAGCCCGTGTCCGGCGTGCTCGGGGACGGGTGCCCGCTCGGGCACGCTGCCGCGGGTGTGTCCGGACTGCGAGGGCGTCGGTATGCGCGCCACCGCGCAGGGCGGGCGGCTCGCGATCTCCGAGCCGTGCCGAACCTGCCGCGGTCGCGGCATGGTCGTCGATGACCCCTGCCCGAGCTGCCACGGCTCGGGCAGGGGCCGCTCCTCGCGGACCATGCAGGTCCGCATCCCGGCGGGGGTTCACGACGGCCAACGCATCCGGCTGCGGGGCAAGGGCGCGCCGGGCGAGCGTGGTGGCCCAGCGGGCGACCTCTACGTGACCGTCCACGTGCAGCCGCACGAGCGGTTCGGCCGCAAGGGCGAGCACCTCACGATCACGGTGCCGATCACCTTCCCCGAGGCCGCACTCGGAGGGGAGATCAAGGTCCCCACGCTGAACGGGCCTCCGGTGCGGTTGAAGATCCCGCCGGGCACACCCAACGGGCGGACCTTCCGCATCCGCGGCAAGGGAACCACCCGGCGCGACGGCACCAAGGGCGATCTCCTCGCCACCGTGGAGATCGTCGTCCCCAAGCACCTCGACGAGGAGGCGAAGAAGGCGTTGGACGCCTTCCGCAGGGCGACCGGCGCCGCTGACCCCCGCGATGACCTGCGGTGA
- the dnaK gene encoding molecular chaperone DnaK — translation MSRAIGIDLGTTNSVVAVLEGGEPSVIANAEGSRTTPSVVAFAKNGEVLVGEVAKRQAVTNVDRTIRSVKRHMGTDWKIEIDGKSFSPQQISAFVLQKLKRDAEAYLGEPVTDAVITVPAYFSDAQRQATKEAGEIAGLNVQRIINEPTAAALAYGLDKENDQTILVFDLGGGTFDVSLLEIGEGVFEVKATSGDNHLGGDDWDARVVDWLITQFKNKHGIDLGADRIARQRLVEAAEKAKIELSSASETQINLPYITLGESGPLHLDEKLTRAEFQRMTADLLERCRGPFEQVIKDAGISVSQIDHVILVGGSTRMPAVADLVRELTGGKEPHKGVNPDEVVAVGASLQSGVLKGEVKDVLLLDVTPLSLGIATKGGVFTKIIERNTTIPTKRSEIFTTAEDNQPSVMIEVFQGEREMARDNKSLGNFELTGIPPAPRNVPQIEVTFDIDANGIVHVSAKDLGTGREQKMTVTGGSALPREEIERMIKEAEQYAEEDRKRREAAELRNQADTLVYQTEKFLADNPDTVPADVKSEVERDIAEVKKALEGDDTSALKAAFDKLSASRTKIGQAIYANAQQSATAGESGGTSASASGKDDEDVVEAEIVDEDKPSDEGQGGQK, via the coding sequence ATGTCCCGTGCGATCGGTATTGATCTTGGTACGACGAACTCTGTGGTTGCGGTTCTGGAGGGTGGGGAGCCGTCGGTTATTGCGAATGCGGAGGGGTCGCGGACGACTCCTTCGGTGGTGGCGTTCGCGAAGAATGGTGAGGTTTTGGTTGGTGAGGTCGCGAAGCGGCAGGCGGTCACCAATGTGGACCGGACCATTCGTTCGGTGAAGCGCCACATGGGGACCGATTGGAAGATCGAGATCGACGGGAAGTCGTTTTCGCCGCAGCAGATTTCCGCGTTTGTTCTGCAGAAGTTGAAGCGGGACGCGGAGGCGTATTTGGGGGAGCCGGTCACGGATGCGGTGATTACGGTTCCGGCGTATTTCTCGGATGCGCAGCGGCAGGCGACGAAGGAGGCTGGTGAGATCGCTGGGCTGAATGTTCAGCGGATCATCAATGAGCCGACTGCTGCGGCGTTGGCGTATGGGTTGGACAAGGAGAACGACCAGACGATTCTGGTGTTCGACTTGGGTGGTGGCACGTTTGACGTGTCGCTGCTGGAGATTGGTGAGGGTGTGTTCGAGGTCAAGGCGACCTCGGGTGACAACCATCTTGGCGGGGATGACTGGGACGCCAGGGTGGTGGATTGGTTGATCACCCAGTTCAAGAACAAGCATGGGATTGATCTGGGTGCGGACCGGATCGCGCGTCAGCGGTTGGTGGAGGCCGCGGAGAAGGCGAAGATCGAGTTGTCGTCTGCGTCGGAGACGCAGATCAATCTGCCGTACATCACGTTGGGTGAGTCGGGTCCGCTGCACTTGGATGAGAAGTTGACGCGGGCGGAGTTCCAGCGGATGACGGCGGATCTGTTGGAGCGGTGCCGGGGCCCGTTCGAGCAGGTGATCAAGGATGCTGGGATCAGTGTGTCGCAGATCGACCACGTGATCTTGGTGGGTGGCTCGACCCGGATGCCGGCGGTGGCGGACCTGGTGCGTGAGCTGACCGGGGGTAAGGAGCCGCACAAGGGCGTCAACCCCGACGAGGTGGTCGCGGTCGGTGCCTCGCTGCAGTCGGGTGTGCTCAAAGGCGAGGTCAAAGACGTCCTCCTGCTCGACGTCACACCCCTCTCCCTCGGCATCGCCACCAAGGGTGGTGTCTTCACCAAGATCATCGAGCGCAACACGACCATTCCGACGAAGCGCTCCGAGATCTTCACGACCGCTGAGGACAACCAGCCCTCGGTGATGATCGAGGTCTTCCAGGGCGAGCGTGAGATGGCCCGGGACAACAAGTCCCTCGGCAACTTCGAGCTGACTGGTATCCCGCCGGCGCCGCGGAACGTGCCTCAGATTGAGGTGACGTTTGATATTGACGCGAACGGGATCGTGCATGTGTCGGCGAAGGACCTGGGGACTGGTCGCGAACAAAAGATGACCGTGACTGGTGGGTCGGCTCTGCCTCGTGAGGAGATCGAGCGGATGATCAAGGAGGCGGAGCAGTACGCCGAGGAGGACCGGAAGCGTCGGGAGGCGGCGGAGCTGCGGAACCAGGCCGACACGCTGGTCTACCAGACGGAGAAGTTCTTGGCCGATAACCCGGACACGGTGCCGGCGGATGTGAAGTCGGAGGTGGAGCGGGACATCGCCGAGGTGAAGAAGGCGCTCGAAGGCGATGACACCAGCGCGCTCAAGGCCGCCTTCGACAAGCTGTCCGCCTCCCGCACCAAGATCGGCCAAGCCATCTACGCCAACGCCCAGCAGAGCGCGACCGCTGGTGAGAGCGGCGGCACGAGCGCCAGTGCGAGCGGCAAGGACGACGAGGACGTGGTCGAGGCGGAGATCGTCGACGAGGACAAGCCATCTGACGAAGGGCAGGGCGGTCAGAAGTGA
- the grpE gene encoding nucleotide exchange factor GrpE, with product MIRDRRRIDPETGKLRTASETAAQPQPQPESTSEGDAVQGTAGPAQTGESGQVTTPPAATASGVDGGVAPPDAAKLAARIEQLERELAERTDDLKRVQAEYLNYKRRVERDRELVRDLAVGSVLTELLPVLDDIGRAREHGELTGGFKAVGEALETTVAKLGLVRYGEVGDSFDPRIHEALMHSYADNVDGPTCTAILQPGYRHGDRVLRPARVAVAEPTVGPTDNGEAGQQPSEAAEQQPGGAADQQASETAGQQSETSGTDSTSQSPSSDS from the coding sequence GTGATCCGCGACCGGAGGCGCATCGACCCGGAGACCGGCAAGCTCCGTACCGCGTCGGAGACCGCCGCACAGCCCCAACCCCAACCCGAGTCGACGTCGGAAGGGGACGCGGTCCAGGGGACGGCTGGTCCGGCTCAGACAGGTGAGTCGGGTCAGGTGACGACGCCGCCGGCGGCGACGGCGTCCGGTGTGGACGGGGGCGTCGCTCCACCCGACGCAGCCAAGCTCGCGGCCAGGATCGAGCAGCTCGAACGGGAGCTGGCCGAACGCACCGACGACCTCAAGCGAGTCCAGGCTGAGTACCTCAACTACAAGCGTCGGGTCGAGCGCGACCGAGAGCTGGTGCGCGACCTCGCGGTTGGCTCGGTTCTCACCGAGCTGCTCCCCGTGCTCGACGACATCGGACGAGCGCGGGAACACGGCGAGCTCACCGGCGGTTTCAAAGCGGTCGGTGAGGCGCTCGAGACGACCGTCGCCAAGCTCGGCCTGGTGCGCTACGGCGAGGTGGGTGACTCGTTCGATCCGCGGATCCACGAGGCGCTCATGCACTCCTACGCCGACAACGTCGACGGGCCGACCTGCACGGCGATCCTCCAGCCCGGCTACCGCCACGGCGACCGGGTCCTGAGGCCGGCGCGTGTCGCGGTGGCCGAGCCCACGGTCGGGCCCACCGACAACGGGGAGGCGGGGCAGCAGCCGAGCGAGGCGGCGGAACAGCAGCCCGGTGGTGCCGCGGATCAGCAGGCCAGTGAGACGGCGGGCCAGCAGTCCGAGACATCGGGTACCGACTCGACGTCGCAGTCCCCCTCCAGCGACAGCTAA